CGGTAACCAACTTATGTACATTATAAGTATTAGCTGCCACGTGCAAATCATGGTTACTGTTATCGCGCGGTGTTGATGAAATAACCTTTTCCGTGCCATCGGCGAGCTTAATTTTTAACACCCCGGTCCAGCTTACATTCATATCGATAGCCGTGCCTGTTGAATGCTTGGTTGGATACGCCGGACGAAAAACAATCCCGTAACCATCCACCATTTGTTGGGCTGCCTTCACAGATTCGTCGGCCGAGGCATGAACCCAATTAATATCTACGCCTTCAAGTTTAGGTGCATCCTGGGGCTTTATTGTTTTTTTGGCAATATCAAACGATGTATGCATTAAAAAGGCCCGTTGTTTGGGTCTTAACGTAGCCGAAATTTTAACCGTTGCCCCGGCCTTAATCAGCGCATCATAAAAAGCCTGTAAATTTTCTTTAAACGGCGATGTTAAATCGCTTATTGACTTGCTTGTAGGGTATCTGCCTACCCATTGCGGACCGCTTAGTTCCATAGTGTGTTTTTTTAAGATTTAGGACGATATTTAATAGATTCTAATATAATGATAAACAATGCATTATAAAAATTCATATTTAAAAAATTAATAAAACATTGGTGTAGCTGATGTAATCCTCGTGTCCCCTCAGGGTCCTCTGTCGAGAGACCCTGAGGGGACGAGAAATGCTTGTGTAGCAGATGTAGCCCTGCCTCTCTCCACAAAAAATAAAATACCATTTGCATTTTCGAAAACAATTAGTAAGTTTACACTTACGGTAAGTTAAAACTTACCAATAAAAATATCCGAACAAAATTGCTTATGAGTGCTTTAAAACTGTCCGACCTGTCATTCAATGCCCTTGGTGATCCTACACGCCGTAAGATATTCGAAAAACTGCAAAACGGTCCTTTAACAGTAGTGCATATAGCTGCCGACATGACGGTTAGCCGCCCCGCAGTATCCCAGCATTTAAAAGTACTAAAAGAGGCCAGGCTGATTCAGATTACCCGGCAGGGTACCCGCAGCGTATGCGAGATTGACCGGGAGGGAATTTTAGCCATGCGAAATTATTTAGATCAGTTTTGGGATGAGGCACTCGCCAACTTCAAAAAACTGGCAGAAGCCGACGAACAATCAAAAAACTGAAAATAATGGAAACAATTAAGCTTACAACAATCAAAAAAGAAGTATTGGTAAACGCCTCGCAGGAGACTGCCTTTAACGCATTTACCGGCAAAATTGACCTCTGGTGGCCCAGAACCCATCACGTAGGCAAATGCCCGATGATCGAATTGGTGCTTGAACAAAAACAAAACGGCCGCTGGTTTTCAAAGCACGAGGATGGCTCGGAAGTTAACGTAGGTTACTTACTCGCCTGGGACCCTTATCAAGCCCTTGTTCTCGCCTGGCAAATAGATGGCAATTTTCAGTACGTACCCGAACTGATAACCGAAGTAAAAGTTAACTTTATTGCAGAAAGCCCAACCCTAACCCGCGTAATACTTGAACACCACGATCTGCAAAAACTAATGGGCGGCAGCAAAGTGATTGAAAGTATGGACCAGGGTTGGGGCATGATTATTAACCTTTATAAACAAGTAGCAGATGAAGCCTAAAGTTTTACTACGCATCGCGGCAATATTTATACTGCTGCACACCATCGGCCACACCATGGGTGCCCTTACCTGGACCGAGCCGCCCACCCCCAAAGTTGGCACCGTAATTATCGGCATGCAAACCGAACATTTTGATTTTATGGGCCGGAGCGTTACGCTGGCGGCATTTTTTAACGGTTATGGTATCAGCATGATCCTGGTATTATTATTTGCAGCTTTGCAGTTATGGTTACTGAGCAATATCTTCTCCAAACCGATGATGGTGCTTATGAGTATTTTTCTGGCCGGCCTTGCTATTGTCGAGTTTATTTATTTTTTCCCTTTGCCTGCTATACTTACCGGCGTTGCGGCGGTTTGTACCGGGTTTTCAGTTGCTTTGCATAAGCAAAAAAGCATTTAAATATACTCCTATAACTTAATATGATCGGGATGTTTGCATAAGGCACCCCGATCATATTGGGTGAGATAACCGATGCCAATTATTCGGCATCGGTTACAGAATAAAGTACTTCATGAGCTTCCCACAAAGCCGGCACTTCCAGTTTATCGGTCAATTTTTCTAACGCGGCATCAGGTATTGCTGCTTCACGATTTCGGTTCTGCTTTAGTAAATCGGCATAAGGCACCTCTACATAAATTATTTTTACAGATGCCTTATAGGTGGTAAACAACTCAACCAATTGCATACGCATTTGCCGGGAGATGTTGGTAGCGTTCCAGATAAAGCCTTGTTGTTTTCGTAAAAAAATACGGGCCTGTTCTTTTGCCTCCTGTATCACCATGCCGTTGCCACTTTTGTATGTAGGCGATATGCCCCGTGCAATCCGGATATCATCAAGCGATACCACAGGCATATCCGGATAATACTTTTTGATATAGGTATTTTTTCCTGCTCCGGGTAGTCCGCTCATCAATATTACCTCAAAAACTGGTTGTTCAAACGGTACATAGTCCGGGTAGGTATCTTCCCTTTGCATGTAGTACATTTTCGCTTCGTTCGTTTCAAAATTATGGGCATTACCCCAGCAATTTTGTTCACGGCAAAAAGCTTCAAAGCAGTCAACTTTGTACAGCATATCATCCTGATCGTCACAAATCCGACCCAGTACATCGGCCCTGGCCAGCAGGGCAAGCCATTGGGTATTTACCTCCATGCCTGCCATAATAAGTGCTTTTACAGGATCGGGCTTTTCAAAAATCCAGAGCGGCAAACCATGGTAACGTACCAAACCTACCACCTGCTCGCGGATGGCCAATGGCGTTGGTATATCCCGGTACAGGATTTGCCTCGCAGTCATAGCGCCTTTACGGGCGTGTCCGTTTGATGTGATCCGTCCATCGGGCTCAATTACCGTTGTGCTGTATTTTTCAACGTCGTGCAGTAAAGCGGCAGCCCACAAAATCTCCTGCTGCTGTGTAGGAAGTTGTTTGTAGGACGGCTCTGTTAACAGCGCATCAAGCACCATTTGGGTGTGAATAGCCACATTGCCTTCGGCATGATAAATTGCATCCTGCGGCACATCTTCCATCCGCTTTACCCAATCAAAGCGGGTTTCGAGGTATGCCCAGGTTTTATTTTCAGTAATGGTCCACATAGGTACCTCCTTCATTTTTTAAGGGTGCACGTTTCCAGCTGCGTGTCCAGTGCTGGTTAGTTTTAACGTGCCCTTTTCGTACATATTTAAATACATTACGTGCAAAATCATCCACTCCGTAAGCATCCGCATTGCGGGATACTATTCCCTCGATGGTTGAGGGCTGTCCGTTTGATATATCGTACGGATCAAAAGTTCCCCTGCCTTTGGTTAGCTCCAGCGTGTCGCGCTCAAATATCATTTGATCTTTAGGCAGATGAACTATTGCCAGTTCGGTCACGGTTGGCAGCCCGATCATTGCGGCATAAAATTTAGTTTCTTCCCAGCTCAGCCATCTGTCATGTTCGCGGATGCCGAACACATAAAAATGATGTTCGAGGTTTCTGTATTCGATAGAATGAATGGCGTAAAGGTTTTCGAGGAAAATCTCCAGATCGCCCAGGTCATTTTTAACCAGTTGCCAGAACCTGCGGATACTCTCTGTCCAGGCCGAAACAGTTGGTGCTGCGTGCGAGCGTGCAAAAACGCCATTGCGCGATAAGCAGTTGTTCTCGCCATCCAGTTTTTCGGTATGGATAAGCGTGGGTATTTTTTGTATATGTTGCCAATAGTCGTGCTGTATCCTGTCGTCGCTGGTGGTACCCGGCGAAAACGGATAATGATACGTACGACCATATTTTTGTGATATAGCCATGTTGTAAAATTTTAATTAAAAGAAATAGAAATTCACCTCCTCCCCTGGGATGGGGAAGCTCATTAAACGTTTATGCTAATGAGATTACATGGCTCAAATTTTTGAGAGTTTTTGTTACTAATGATGCAAAGATAGCAAACCGGCGGCTTAAAACAAAAAACCTCCCGGCATAAACCGGGAGGCCAACAACACTTTCAAACTAATTGCACTACTCAATAACTACGGTTGCAATTGAATGTGCAAGACTTTTGGTTTTGGCGGCTTTGCCTTTTATCCATAAACGGTAATCAATATCGGCATCGGTTTTATTCATTACCACAACAGCCAGTTTACCATCGGTATTTACATAAGCCGTAGTAAGCAGGTTATTACGGCTTGATGAGCTTGCGATGCGTTTGGCACCGGGATGGATAAATTTAGAGAACTGGCCCAGGTAATAATAAGCATTGGTGTAAATCAGCTTATCGTTTTTGGTATCGTAATGGATTGGTGCCATACAAAAGTTACCTACGTGGTTGGGGCCGCCTTTTTCGTCCAGCAATACGTTCCAATCTGTCCAGGCTACGGTGCCGATGTTAAAATCGTTTATCATAGATGCGCCGTATTTTTCTCCGAAACCCCAGTCGGTATATTTTTCGGGGTTAAAATCGGCGGCGCAGCCTTCGGTAAGCATCAGCGGTTTATCGGGGAATGTTTGGGCAACCATGCGCTCGTTTTCAAAGTTCATGCCTGCACCCTGCGCGGCTATGTCTTCGTACCAGTGATAGGCAACACCCCATACATATTTGGCCGCTTCCGGATCTTCCAATACGGTGCTTACCCGTTGGTACATCAAATCGCGGTTATGATCCCAGATCAGCAGTTTTCTGTCTGCATAGCCTGCTTTTTTCATGGCCGGGCCTAAAAAGTTCTTGATAAAATCGCGTTCTTCTTCGGCAGTGAATACACACGATTCCCAGGTTTGCACGGCCATTTCTTCGTTTTGCACGGTGATACCCCAGATCGGGATGCCCCGCTTTTCGTAAGCATTGATAAATTTGCCGTACAGGTTGGCCCAACTTTGGTTGTATTCGGCTTTGAGTTTGCCGCCGTGCAGGGCATCATTATTGGTTTTCATCCAGGCGGGCGGGCTCCAGGGCGAGGCAAACAGCGTAAGCTTACCACCTGCCGCTGCCAATACCTCTTTAATAAAAGGCACGCGATATTTCATATCATGGCTGATATCGAATGTTTTCAAGGCCACATCGCCATCCTTTACATAAGCATAGGTGTCGCTCGAAAAATCGCAACTCTGGATATTGGTACGCCCAAGCGTGTAAGCTATTCCCTTATCCTTGTCGTAATAATCAGTAAGCACCACCTGCTGTTTGTCTTTAGGCATCTTATAAAACACCTCGGCCGAGGCATCAGTGAGTGCACCGCCAATTCCCAGCATGGTTTGGTAAGTTTTGGATGGATCGACAAAAATGGTGACCTCGTTCTCCAAGGGCTGCGGATAAGCTTCAAACTGTAGCGTGCCGCTTTCGGTTATCTTTTTTTCGGTGTTTTTGGCAGTTACATAAAGCTTAGCCGTTTTTCCATCGACAGAAAAAGGCGCCTTCTGGGCCTGAGCCAATCCTGCCGATAACAGCAGCAGGGCCACACCCAGCGGACGGATATAAAATTCTCTTCTCATAATTTAGGTTGATTTGATTGGTTTTATGCCAGTATGCTGTTAATCAACTTCAACTCCTCCTCGCTAAATGAGGTGTTTGCCAAACAGCCTATCGAATCGGTTACCTGCTCAGGTTTACTTGCGCCTATCAATACCGAAGTGATGCGCTTATCCTTCAAAATCCATGATAAAGCCATTTGTGCCAAATTTTGCCCACGCTGTAAAGCAAGCTCATTTAGTTTTGCAGCTTTAGCTATGTTTTGTTCGGTTATAGCATCTTCATCAATAGCACCATTACCGCGATGAGCGGCAGCCCTTGAACCTTCGGGGATACCTTTCAGGTATTTATTGGTTAACAGCCCCTGTGCCAGTGGAGAGAACGGGATGCAACCAACACCTTCATCTTCCAATACATCAAGAAGGCCACCTTCAACCCAACGGTCAAACATCGAGTATTTAGGCTGATGGATAAGGCATGGCGTACCTAACTCTTTCAATACGGCCACGGCCCGCTCGGTTTCGGATGCGCTGTAGCTTGAAATGCCCACGTACAAAGCCTTGCCCTGGCGTACCATCAAATCAAGCGTACCCATGGTTTCTTCTATAGGTGTTTCGGGATCCGGGCGGTGGTGGTAGAAAATATCCACATAATCCAGGCCCATGCGTTTAAGGCTTTGATCTAAACTGGCAACGAGGTATTTTTTTGAGCCCCAATCGCCGTAAGGGCCATCCCACATGCCCCAACCGGCCTTGCTCGAGATGATGAGCTCATCGCGGTAGCTTCTAAAATCATCTTTTAAAATACGCCCAAAAGTTTCTTCGGCCGAGCCCGGCGGCGGGCCATAGTTGTTAGCCAGATCAAAATGGGTGATGCCTTTATCAAAAGCCAAACGTAAAATATTGCGGGCATTCTCCAGGCTATCAATACCGCCGAAATTGTGCCATAAGCCCAGCGATACCGCCGGTAATTTTAAACCGCTGTTACCGCAACGGCGGTATTCCATATCCTGGTAACGGGTTGGATTGGGTAGATAGGTCATAATATTTATATATGAGTTTATTAATTTTCTGTTATGTTAATTAAAGGCCGAATGCCTTAACCATAATTTCCAGATCGGTTACTCCCCTAAAACCGCTGAAACCCACCGAAAGTTTTGTACCATCGGCAAGCGTTAAAGGCTGGCCTCCTTCCCATCCAATCAGGCCGGGGGCTTCAATGCCATTGCCGTTTTCTTCCACTTCGCGGTTAAATACCATACGCTCATATTCGCCGGTTTTTACGACGGTTAGCCATACCTGGCTGGCCTTTGTCCAGGCCACCCTGTACGATTGGCGCAGACGGGGTTGATTGGAGCCAAACATTTTGCCGTAAACCGTTCCGTCATCAGCTATAATGCATGCGGCCAGGTTTCCGTTCGAGATTACCCGGTCGTTTTCATCCTGCATATAAACGGGTATCAGTTTTTCAATTTCGGCAAAGGCGTTGTTAACAATAGCATCGAGCACGTCGTTTCTCATTTTTTTCGGAAGGTTTATAACGACGTAAAATTGAGACATCCGCCGCGATAAATCCATTGAACTGGGACAAGAAATGAAATTATTTACCACCCGGCACTTGCAGGTA
The sequence above is a segment of the Mucilaginibacter celer genome. Coding sequences within it:
- a CDS encoding peptidoglycan-binding domain-containing protein; the encoded protein is MELSGPQWVGRYPTSKSISDLTSPFKENLQAFYDALIKAGATVKISATLRPKQRAFLMHTSFDIAKKTIKPQDAPKLEGVDINWVHASADESVKAAQQMVDGYGIVFRPAYPTKHSTGTAIDMNVSWTGVLKIKLADGTEKVISSTPRDNSNHDLHVAANTYNVHKLVTDAPHWSDNGH
- a CDS encoding ArsR/SmtB family transcription factor, which translates into the protein MSALKLSDLSFNALGDPTRRKIFEKLQNGPLTVVHIAADMTVSRPAVSQHLKVLKEARLIQITRQGTRSVCEIDREGILAMRNYLDQFWDEALANFKKLAEADEQSKN
- a CDS encoding SRPBCC family protein codes for the protein METIKLTTIKKEVLVNASQETAFNAFTGKIDLWWPRTHHVGKCPMIELVLEQKQNGRWFSKHEDGSEVNVGYLLAWDPYQALVLAWQIDGNFQYVPELITEVKVNFIAESPTLTRVILEHHDLQKLMGGSKVIESMDQGWGMIINLYKQVADEA
- a CDS encoding LIC_13387 family protein produces the protein MKPKVLLRIAAIFILLHTIGHTMGALTWTEPPTPKVGTVIIGMQTEHFDFMGRSVTLAAFFNGYGISMILVLLFAALQLWLLSNIFSKPMMVLMSIFLAGLAIVEFIYFFPLPAILTGVAAVCTGFSVALHKQKSI
- a CDS encoding AAA family ATPase, translated to MKEVPMWTITENKTWAYLETRFDWVKRMEDVPQDAIYHAEGNVAIHTQMVLDALLTEPSYKQLPTQQQEILWAAALLHDVEKYSTTVIEPDGRITSNGHARKGAMTARQILYRDIPTPLAIREQVVGLVRYHGLPLWIFEKPDPVKALIMAGMEVNTQWLALLARADVLGRICDDQDDMLYKVDCFEAFCREQNCWGNAHNFETNEAKMYYMQREDTYPDYVPFEQPVFEVILMSGLPGAGKNTYIKKYYPDMPVVSLDDIRIARGISPTYKSGNGMVIQEAKEQARIFLRKQQGFIWNATNISRQMRMQLVELFTTYKASVKIIYVEVPYADLLKQNRNREAAIPDAALEKLTDKLEVPALWEAHEVLYSVTDAE
- a CDS encoding RNA ligase family protein; this encodes MAISQKYGRTYHYPFSPGTTSDDRIQHDYWQHIQKIPTLIHTEKLDGENNCLSRNGVFARSHAAPTVSAWTESIRRFWQLVKNDLGDLEIFLENLYAIHSIEYRNLEHHFYVFGIREHDRWLSWEETKFYAAMIGLPTVTELAIVHLPKDQMIFERDTLELTKGRGTFDPYDISNGQPSTIEGIVSRNADAYGVDDFARNVFKYVRKGHVKTNQHWTRSWKRAPLKNEGGTYVDHY
- a CDS encoding glycoside hydrolase family 30 protein, which codes for MRREFYIRPLGVALLLLSAGLAQAQKAPFSVDGKTAKLYVTAKNTEKKITESGTLQFEAYPQPLENEVTIFVDPSKTYQTMLGIGGALTDASAEVFYKMPKDKQQVVLTDYYDKDKGIAYTLGRTNIQSCDFSSDTYAYVKDGDVALKTFDISHDMKYRVPFIKEVLAAAGGKLTLFASPWSPPAWMKTNNDALHGGKLKAEYNQSWANLYGKFINAYEKRGIPIWGITVQNEEMAVQTWESCVFTAEEERDFIKNFLGPAMKKAGYADRKLLIWDHNRDLMYQRVSTVLEDPEAAKYVWGVAYHWYEDIAAQGAGMNFENERMVAQTFPDKPLMLTEGCAADFNPEKYTDWGFGEKYGASMINDFNIGTVAWTDWNVLLDEKGGPNHVGNFCMAPIHYDTKNDKLIYTNAYYYLGQFSKFIHPGAKRIASSSSRNNLLTTAYVNTDGKLAVVVMNKTDADIDYRLWIKGKAAKTKSLAHSIATVVIE
- the mgrA gene encoding L-glyceraldehyde 3-phosphate reductase, which gives rise to MTYLPNPTRYQDMEYRRCGNSGLKLPAVSLGLWHNFGGIDSLENARNILRLAFDKGITHFDLANNYGPPPGSAEETFGRILKDDFRSYRDELIISSKAGWGMWDGPYGDWGSKKYLVASLDQSLKRMGLDYVDIFYHHRPDPETPIEETMGTLDLMVRQGKALYVGISSYSASETERAVAVLKELGTPCLIHQPKYSMFDRWVEGGLLDVLEDEGVGCIPFSPLAQGLLTNKYLKGIPEGSRAAAHRGNGAIDEDAITEQNIAKAAKLNELALQRGQNLAQMALSWILKDKRITSVLIGASKPEQVTDSIGCLANTSFSEEELKLINSILA